The following are encoded together in the Natator depressus isolate rNatDep1 chromosome 10, rNatDep2.hap1, whole genome shotgun sequence genome:
- the TMEM186 gene encoding transmembrane protein 186 isoform X2 → MCLPRCFGTHMFLQPQRWQPGSANFYPGTGLALHRCAGSLTPTNRVLKKSMIENKEQFKLVYKFPGIKYCRIFSRMKLLQTGITILILPPVYHLYLQEQVSQDFLLYVTGTACFASAMLYGISYFLRRMIGLMYLNEAGTIVKVAHLTFWGRKKEIYCPVETVMMLGDTGDAKNEVLLQFKQHNSTQVLYFTLTFGHIVDKQRFAQIFGGF, encoded by the coding sequence atgTGCCTACCCCGTTGCTTTGGGACCCATATGTTCTTACAGCCACAGAGATGGCAACCTGGTAGTGCTAATTTTTATCCTGGGACAGGGCTGGCACTGCACAGATGTGCTGGCAGCTTAACCCCCACCAACAGAGTCTTAAAAAAGTCTATGATTGAGAACAAAGAACAGTTCAAACTGGTCTACAagtttccaggaattaaataTTGTAGAATATTTTCAAGAATGAAGTTGCTACAGACTGGTATAACCATACTCATCCTCCCTCCTGTCTATCACCTCTATCTGCAGGAACAAGTTTCTCAGGATTTTCTGTTGTATGTCACTGGCACTGCTTGCTTTGCTTCTGCAATGCTGTATGGTATAAGTTATTTTCTCAGACGAATGATTGGACTGATGTACTTAAATGAAGCTGGCACCATTGTAAAAGTGGCACACTTAACATtttggggaagaaagaaagaaatttattGTCCAGTTGAAACTGTAATGATGTTGGGTGACACTGGAGATGCTAAGAATGAAGTACTGCTCCAGTTTAAACAGCACAATAGTACACAGGTTTTATATTTTACTCTAACGTTTGGCCATAttgtggataaacagaggttTGCCcaaatatttggaggattttag
- the TMEM186 gene encoding transmembrane protein 186 isoform X1, whose amino-acid sequence MAGIFKIRTRLHLLPSFGRSLPRELSPRLWKREDMCLPRCFGTHMFLQPQRWQPGSANFYPGTGLALHRCAGSLTPTNRVLKKSMIENKEQFKLVYKFPGIKYCRIFSRMKLLQTGITILILPPVYHLYLQEQVSQDFLLYVTGTACFASAMLYGISYFLRRMIGLMYLNEAGTIVKVAHLTFWGRKKEIYCPVETVMMLGDTGDAKNEVLLQFKQHNSTQVLYFTLTFGHIVDKQRFAQIFGGF is encoded by the exons ATG GCTGGAATCTTCAAAATAAGGACTCGACTCCATTTGCTGCCTTCCTTTGGGAGATCTCTACCAAGGGAGCTTTCACCAAGAttgtggaaaagagaagacatgTGCCTACCCCGTTGCTTTGGGACCCATATGTTCTTACAGCCACAGAGATGGCAACCTGGTAGTGCTAATTTTTATCCTGGGACAGGGCTGGCACTGCACAGATGTGCTGGCAGCTTAACCCCCACCAACAGAGTCTTAAAAAAGTCTATGATTGAGAACAAAGAACAGTTCAAACTGGTCTACAagtttccaggaattaaataTTGTAGAATATTTTCAAGAATGAAGTTGCTACAGACTGGTATAACCATACTCATCCTCCCTCCTGTCTATCACCTCTATCTGCAGGAACAAGTTTCTCAGGATTTTCTGTTGTATGTCACTGGCACTGCTTGCTTTGCTTCTGCAATGCTGTATGGTATAAGTTATTTTCTCAGACGAATGATTGGACTGATGTACTTAAATGAAGCTGGCACCATTGTAAAAGTGGCACACTTAACATtttggggaagaaagaaagaaatttattGTCCAGTTGAAACTGTAATGATGTTGGGTGACACTGGAGATGCTAAGAATGAAGTACTGCTCCAGTTTAAACAGCACAATAGTACACAGGTTTTATATTTTACTCTAACGTTTGGCCATAttgtggataaacagaggttTGCCcaaatatttggaggattttag